The Pseudomonas aeruginosa genome includes the window CATGTGTGCGAGAAACGCCGGCGTGTCCTGGAAAGCGGGGAAGGCCAGGCCGTGCAGAAGAAAGCGTTCGATCGTCCCGGGCTCTTCGATACCCAGTTCCAGCGCCGTCGCGCGCAGCTCGCCGAGTTGCCGGATGGCGGGCAGCAGGCCGCGTCGTTCGAGCCAGGCGGGAGCCTCCCGGCGTACCTCCAGCAGGACCCGCTCGATGACTTCGTCGTCGCGGACCCGCTGCAGGCGATCCAGTTGGCCGGCATCCAGTTCAAGCATCGGCGGTCCGCTCCGTTTCCCGGTCATAGACGAGATAGCCGCCCTGCAGGGGCTGCCAGACCTGCCAACGCTCCAGCGGCGCCATCACTTGCGTCCATTGCCGCGCGGTCATGACCTGTTCCAGCGCCCGGCGCACTTCCGGGCTGTAGTAGCGCAACAGCGCCCGGCGGCCGTCGGGCATGCGGGTGAAGAGCAGCCCGGCGAAGTGTTTCGCGAGGTTTTCGAAGGACGCCCGGCTCCACAGCCAGGAGGCCATGGGCGAGCGGCGGTCCCAGTCGCGCAGCCAGCCGAGGAACTCGCCCGATGACGAAAGCGGGGCGCTGTCCATGAATTCGATCAGGACCGGCCCGGCATGGGCGATTTCGTCCAGCTCGCTCCCGGCCAGCAGCCAGCGCGAGCGGATTTCCCCCGCGGCCTTTTCCAGGCGGGTGTCCAGGGTCAGGTAGCGGGCGCCGTCCGCCAGGGCGAACAGGCGGCTGTCCGGCGTAGGCGCCGCGAGCGCCGGCTGGAGCCGGCTCACGGTGCGCCGCCGAGGCTTTCCAGGGGCACCAGGGCCTGGTTGCGGCGTGCCGCCAGCAGCAGGCATTGCAGGCACAGCTTCGGTGGGGCGAGGGCGAGAGCGGGTGCGCCGCCGCCGCTGTTGCCGATCAGCACCGTGCCCGCCCCGCCGACCACCAGGTTGCCGTGGGTGCCGACGCTACCTACCACGGTGGCGGGCTTGCCGTTGATCAGTACGTTGGCGATGACGTTGGCGCTGAGGGTGGCGCCGCAGGCGGTGGCGTCGCCCTGGCGGGCAGCGGACCGATGGTCGAAGAAGACGTCGGGCGAGCCGCCGACGATCGGGTTGCTGCCGTGGCCCGGTAGCGGACACGCGGTCGGATCGCCCAGGCGCGCAGCGGGTTTGCCGCTCATGCTCAAGTCCCTATGAGATAAACCCTGGCACTCTGCCGTGCCACTCGGGGGCGGACAACCTATCTGAACTGCTCAGGAGGCACCTTCGGAAACGGCTTGGGCAACCGCGTCCTTGCCTGGTTGCGCTTGAAGGGATTTCCTACCTGGAAGTATCGTCACCCGCCTGCGAAAGGCGCAGGCGTACGGAGCGATGGCGCGATGGGGAGGGGAGCCTGGGAGGAGGGAAGGAGGCGTTTCGCACAGCGTCGCGTTCGCTTTGCCTGCGCAGGGGCTGTCCGCCGATACCGCGCTGGAGCGACGGATAGCCGCGATACGGTTATCCGCCCTGCGCCGAGACCGCCGCGGGAGGAGACAGGTAGGCTGTTCCTGGCTCCTCCCGTGCGATCAGTGATGCTCGCGCGTCGCGCGGAAGCGGATGTCCGGCCAGCGTTCTTCCATCAGGCTGAGGTTGACGCGGGTCGGTGCCAGGTAGGTGAGGTGCCCGCCGCCGTCCACGGAGAGGTTCTCGAAGGCCTTGTCCTTGAACTCCTTGAGCTTCTTCTCGTCGTCGCACTCGATCCAGCGTGCCGACCAGACGTTGATCGCCTCGTAGGCGCACTCGACCTTGTATTCCTCCTTCAGGCGGCTGGCGACCACGTCGAACTGCAGCACGCCCACCGCACCGAGGATGATGTCGTTGTTGCGCTCGGGGAAGAACACCTGGGTCGCACCTTCCTCGGCCAGTTCCTGCAGGCCCTGGCGCAACTGCTTGGATTTCAGCGGGTCTTTCAGGCGCACGCGGCGGAACAGTTCCGGGGCGAAGTGCGGGATGCCGGTGAAACCGAAGTTCTCGCCTTCGCTGAAGGTGTCGCCGATCTGGATGGTGCCGTGGTTGTGCAGGCCGATGATGTCGCCGGCATAGGCCTCTTCCAGTTGCTCGCGCTCGGAGGAGAAGAAGGTCAGCGCGTCGGCGATCTTCACGTCCTTGCCCAGGCGCACGTGGCGCATCTTCATGCCTTTCTCGTACTTGCCCGAGCAGATGCGCATGAAGGCGATGCGGTCGCGGTGCTTGGGATCCATGTTCGCCTGGATCTTGAACACGAAGCCGGAGAACTTCTCCTCGGTCGGCTCCACGCTGCGTTCGTGGGTGGCGCGCGACAGCGGCTGCGGCGCCCAGTCGACGATGCAGTCGAGGACCTGGTCGACGCCGAAGTTGCCCAGCGCGGTGCCGAAGAACACCGGGGTCATCTCGCCCTTGAGGAAGGCGTCCTTGTCGAATTCGTGGCAGGCGCCCTGCACCAGCTCCAGCTCCTCGACGAAATTGTCGTAGAGATCGCCGAGGTGGGCGCGGGCTTCGTCGGAGTCGAGCTTTTCGATGACCTTGGTCTCGACGCGCTCGTGGCCGTGGCCCGGGACGTAGACGATGATCCTGTCGTCGGCCAGGTGGTAGACGCCCTTGAAGTCCTTGTAGCAGCCGATCGGCCAGGTGATCGGCGCGGCCTTGATCTTCAGCACCGCCTCGATCTCGTCGAGCAGCTCGATGGGGTCGCGGATGTCGCGGTCGAGCTTGTTGATGAAGCTGACGATGGGCGTGTCGCGCAGCCGGCAGACTTCCATCAGGGCGATGGTCCGCGGTTCGACGCCCTTGCCGCCGTCGAGCACCATCAGCGCCGAGTCCACCGCGGTCAGGGTGCGGTAGGTGTCTTCGGAGAAGTCTTCGTGGCCGGGGGTGTCGAGCAGGTTGATCATGTGCTCGCGGTAGGGGAACTGCATCACCGAGGTGGTGATGGAGATGCCGCGCTGCTTTTCCATCTCCATCCAGTCGGACGTGGCGTGGCGGTCGGACTTGCGCGACTTCACGGTACCGGCGACGGCGATCGCCTTGCCCATCAGCAGGAGCTTCTCGGTGATGGTGGTCTTACCGGCGTCGGGGTGGGAAATGATCGCGAAGGTACGGCGCTTCGCGACTTCGGCGGCCTGAGTGGTCATGGATGCGTGCCTGCTGGAATCCGTTGGCGTGGGCGCGGGACGGCCCGGAAAAACGCGGGATTATAGCGGTAAAACGCGGCGCGTCGGGATGCCTGTCATCCGGCGATCGATGGAATTGCCGGTGGACAGCGAACTTGTCGCAGTCGTGCCGTTCCAAGCAGCCAGCGGCGGCCACCGCCGGATAGACTGCTTTCATTTCACCCGATCGAAGGAAATCACCATGAACGGAGTATCCAGACTGCTCTCCCTGGCCTTGCTGGGCGCGGCGCTGCACTGGGCGCCGGCGCAGGCCGAGGAGCAGCCGCGGCTGTTCGAACTGCTCGGCCAGCCCGGCTACAAGGCCACCTGGCATGCCATGTTCAAGGGCGAGAGCGACGTGCCGAAATGGGTTTCCGACGCCAGCGGCCCGAGTTCCCCGTCCACCAGCCTGAGCCTGGAGGGCCAGCCCTACGTCCTGGCCAACAGTTGCAAACCCCACGATTGCGGCAACAACCGCCTGCTGGTGGCGTTCCGCGGCGACAAGAGTGCCGCCTACGGGCTGCAGGTGAGCCTGCCGGACGAGCCCGCCGAAGTCATGCAGACGCCGAGCAAGTACGCCACCTATCGCTGGTACGGCGAACCCTCCAGGCAGGTCCGCGAGCTGCTGATGAAACAGTTGGAGAGCGATCCGAACTGGAAGTGACGCCGGGCCTGAGGGTAACCAGGCCCGGCGGCGGGGAGGGCGGATGATCGCTGGCGATCGTCCGCCGTTGCGCCATGCGCTCCCGCGGTCTTTCTTCAGAAACCGACCGAGGCCTGTACGTACAGGGTGCGCGGCTGGCCGACGTAGAGGCCCTTGTTGTTGTCGTCGAACGAGCGGGTGTAGTAGCGGCGATCGAACAGGTTCTTCACCCCCAGGCCGAGCTTGAGGTCGTTCAGTTGCGGGCCGAAGTCGTAGGTGCCGCGCGCGCTCCAGACCATCCAGCCGGCGATCCGCCCGGTGCTGCCGTCGGCGCTTTCGCTCTCGGTGTTGGCGTTGTCGGCGTACTGGCTGGTCTGGAAGCTGCCGTCGAGGTTGTAGCTCCAGGCGCCGGTGCGGTAGTTGGCGCCAAGGGTGCCCTTGTGCTTCGAGGAGAACGGCACCTGGTTGCCCTTGTTCGGCCCGTCTTCGCGAATGCTCGCGTCGACGTAGGCGTAGCTGGCATAGACGTCGAAGCCGGAGAGCAGCGGGTCGAGATCGGCCAGGTCGTAGGCGATCGCCGCCTCGATGCCCTTGTGCCGGGTCTTGCCGCGGGCGGTCACGCTGTCGGTCTGCTGGTTGCTCTCGTACTGGTTGTCGAAGTTGATCAGGAAGGCGCCCAGTTCGGCGCGCAGGATGCCGTCGTCGTAGCGGCTGCCGAGTTCCCAGGTGCGGGCCTTCTCCGGCTCGATGTCGCCGCTGCGCACCGCCTTGCCCATCTGGCTGTACTGCACGGTGCCGAACGAGCCCTCGGTGTTGGCGTAGAGGTTCCAGCTCGGCGTGAGGTGGTAGATCACGTTGAGCGCCGGTAGCGAGGCGTTGTAGCGGCCGCTGTCCTTGCTGTTCTTCAGCAGGTTCTTCTGTTCGGAATCGATCTTCTCGTAGCGGATGCCGGGGGTGATGGTCCAGTTGCCGATGTCGATGCGATCGTCGATGTAGAACGCGTTGGCTTCGGTGCTGCCGCGGGTGTCGCGGTCGTTGCGGCTGCCGGTGCTGGGTAGCTGGCCGCTGTCGGCGCGGGTCCAGTAGCGCAGCTCGTGGCTGGCTTCGTTGACGTAGCGGTGGCCGATGCCCACTTCGTGGCGACTTTCGCCCAGCTCGAAGCCCTGGCTGAAGCGGGTTTCCAGGCCTCGCACCCAGTATTCGCGCGGCGACAGGGTGAGGTTGCGGCCCTGGTCGAGGTAGCCGCTGCGCAGGGTCTTGGTGAAGAAGCCGGTGACGTTGAGCTTCTGGCTGGCGTTGGGGGTGTATTCGTAGCTGGCGCTGGCCAGGGTACGGCGGCCCCAGAACTTGTCGTAGGGACGGGTCGACTGGTACGGGTCGTCGCGGTAGGCCGCGGTGCCGAGGCCGCCGGGCATGTCGGCCTCGCCGTCGTAGTACTGGGTCATCGCCGAAAACGCGTGTTCGTCGCTGGGCTGGAAGCGGCCCTTGAGGATCAGGTCGTCGATCCGCGTATCGCTGTGCTCGCGCCAATCGCCGCCGCGGGTGCCGGAGTAGAGCAGGGCGCCGCCGAGGCCGTTGGCGCCGGTGCCGCCGATCAGCACGTTGTGGGTGGTCTTCAGGCCGTCCTGGCTGGAGCTGGGGCTGAGTTCGCTGTGCACGTCGAGCTTGGTGGCGAAGTCCTCGGGGATCGCCCGGGTCACGAAGTTGACGATGCCGCCGACGTTCTGCGGCCCGTAGCGCACCGCGCCGCCGCCGCGGACCACGTCCACCGCGTCCATGTTGCCGATGGACACCGGCGCCAGCGACAACTGTGGCTGGCCGTAGGGGGCGAAGGGCACCGGGATGCCGTCCATCAGCACCGTCGAGCGCGACGCCAGGCGCGGGTTGAGGCCGCGAATGCCGAAGTTCAATGCCAGGTCGTGGCTGCCGGTGCCGTTGTTGAGCGGCGCGCTGACCCCGGGAATGCGCTCCAGCACTTCGCGGGTGCTGGCCGCGCCTTGGGCCTGGAACTGCTCGCGGCGGACCACGTCGCGCGCACCGGGATGCTCGAAGACGTCGGCGGCGCTGGCGTCGGCCAGCCAGTCGCCGACCACGGTGAGCGCCTGCAGGTTGGCCGGGTCTTCCACCGGCAGCGCTTCCAGGGTGTAGGCGCCGTCGCCGCGGGCGCGCGCCTCCAGGCCGGAGCCGGCGAGCAGGGCGGCCAGGGCTTCCTCCAGGGTGTACTCGCCGTCCAGCGCCTGGCTGCGTCGCGCGGCGGTCTGTTCCGGGCTGAAGGCGATCAGCACGCCGGCCTGGCGGCCTAGGTGGTTCAACGCCTGCTCCAGCGGCTCGGCAGGCAGGCGGTAGTACTGGCGGGCATCGGTGCGGATCTCGGCGGCGCAGGCGCTGCCGGCGGAAACCAGGACGGGACCGCCGAGGCAGGCGAGGAGCAGGGCGCGGCTGAGCGGCGACAGGGCGCGTGACGGGGACATGAGGGACACTCCAGTGGATCTTTCGAGGTTGGCTTTCCTCCTCTGTCACGCGAGGTGGGGAAAAAGGCTCAGGTGCGCGGAAATATCTTTCCGCTCATTCGCGCGGGTGCACGCCGACCCAGTAGCGGGTGACGCGCCGTACCTCCACGGGCAGCACCGCCGGCAGGGTGGCGAGGATCCGCTCGCTATCGTCCAGCGGATAGCTGCCGGAAATCCGCAGGCCGCCGATGCGCGGGTCGCAGCCCAGCCGGCCGGGGCGGTAGCGCGCGACTTCGGCGAGGAATTCGTCCAGGCGCATGCCGGCGGCCACCAGCATGCCGTCGGTCCAGGCGCCGCTGCCGACCGGCAGCGGCTGCGGAGCGCCGAGTCGCTCGCGGTCGAAGTCCAGTTGCCGGCCGCTGGGCAACAGCAGGCCCTGGCCGGCGCGGTTCTCCACCTGTACCGCGCCTTCGTGGACGGCGACGCGGGTGCGTCCGGCGAACTGGCGCACGTCGAACCGGGTGCCCACCGGTCGCAGCCGGCCTTCCGCGCTGTACACGTGCAGCGGGCGCGGGTCGTGGCCGGTGCTGAGCTGGATTTCCCCGCGCAGCAGGAGCAGGCGCCGTTCGCCGGCATCGAAGCGGACATCCACCGCCGTGTCGCTGTTCAGCTCGAGGCGACTGCCGTCGGCCAGGGCCAGGCGCCGGCGTTCGCCGACGCCGGTGGCATAGTCGGCGCTCCAGCGCTGCAGGCTGCCGCTCTCGCGCAGGCCCCAGGCGCTGCCGCCGGCGGCCAGGACCAGCAGCAGGGTCTTCAGCGCGCGCCGGCGTTGCGGCGAATGCGGTGCGTTGATGGCGGCCAGGGCCAGTGGCGTGCCTATCCCGGCCAGGCGCTGGTTGACCGCCTCGATGTGGCGCCAGGCCTGCTCGTGTTCCGGGGCCGCCTGGCGCCAGCGCTGCCAGGCCTGGCGCAGGCGTTCGTCGTCGGCGCCGCCCTGCAGCTCGACCAGCCAGCGCACGGCCTGTTCAGCCACCTGCGGCGGCACCTTGGGTGCGGCGGGCAGGCTCATGGCAGCTCGGCGAAGTAGCAGCGTTGCGCAGCCTTGAGCATGTAGCGCTTGACGCTGCTCAGGGAGATGCCCAGCTGCGTGGCGATCTCGGCGTAGCCCAGGCCGTCGAGCTGGGCCAGCAGGAAGGTCTCCTTGGCCAGCGGCGGCAGACCGTCGAGCAGACGGTCCAGCTCGACCAGGGTCTCCAGGACGATGGCGCGGGTCTCTTCGCTGGGGACTTCCCGCTCGGGCAGGCTGGCCAGGGCTTCCAGGTAGGCGCGCTCGACGTCCTGGCGGCGGTAGTGGTTGCACAGCACGCGGCGGGCGATGGTGGTGAGGAAGGCGCGCGGTTCGTCGATGCGCGCGGCCTGGCGCGAAACCAGGACCTTGACGAAGGTGTCCTGGGCCAGGTCGGCGGCGTTCTGCGGGCAGCCGAGGCGGCGCCGCAGCCAGCCCGTGAGCCAGTGGTGGTGGTCGCTGTAGAGGGTATGCAACGCGGCCGCATGGGCGAGGTCGGCGCTCGACACCTGGACATTCCCGGAGCAGAAGGATTAACGAATGATAATAGTTATCATTTTATGCTGCGGGAATGCCTGCCTACAACCGCAGGCTGTCGGCGCCTGGCTTTCAGGAGGCTTTCAGGGCGGCGCGGTACTGCCCCGGGGTGGCGCCATGGGCTTCGCGGAAGCGCCGGTTGAAATGGCTCGGACTGGCGAAGCCGCAGGCCAGCGAGACCTCCTGGAGCGGCTGCGCGGAGTACGCCAGCAGGTCGCGGGCCCGCGCCAGGCGTCGTTCCAGCACGTAGCGGTGCGGCGGCAGGCCGAAGGATACGCGGAACATGCGCGCGAAGTGGTACTCGGAGAGCGCCGCCAGCTCCGCCAGCGACCCCAGTTCCAGCGGCTGCTCCAGGTGGCTTTCGATGTAGTCGGCCAGGCGCCGCCGCACGTGCGCGGCCAGCCCGCCCTGCCAGCGTACGTCGGTACGCCTGCCGCACCCGGTGAGCAGCAGGTGGTCCACCGCCTGGTGGGCGAGGCTGGTGCATAGCAGGCGCTCGCCGGGTTCGTTCCAGTCCTGTCGTTCCAGGGTCCGGCACAGGGCGGCCAGCGGCTCGTCCTGGATGTAGGTGCGCTCCTCCAGTTGCAGGCTGCGTGGTTCGCAATCGAGGGTGCGTACCGCCGCGCCGGCCAGGCGTTCCGGGCTTATGTACAGGTGCATGAAGCCCAGGCCGCGTGTCACCGCCCAGTCGGAGTGGTGTTCGGCCGGCATCACGCAGAAGCGGTCGGGGCCGCCATAGAGCCCGGGACGATCGCGGCGGAAGGTCTGCCAGCCGCCCTGCAGGTAGAGCGACAGGGTGTGATGGCCGGGGTCGCTGTAGCCGAGGATCTCCGCTTCGTCGCGGTACCAATGGGCGAGCGCCAGGCCGTCGCTGAGCGTGCTGCTGCGCAGCAGGCGCGCATTGGAGGTCCGGTCGAGGGTGCGGAATACCTGGAAATCACTGGGTTGGTGCATGCCGGCCATGCTACCCGCGCCCGGACGCTGCCGCGAGAGGCGGCGGATGAAAAGCGCAAGAATGGACAATGGTCGCGCCCGGCCTCGCCCGCAGACTGACGGCATCCTGTCGTTGCGGAGTCGCCATGAATCTTTCGCTGTACCTGCTCACCGTGCTCATCTGGGGCACCACCTGGATCGCCATCAAGCTGCAGATGGGCCCGGTGGCGATCACCCTGTCGATCGCCTACCGCTTCGCCCTGGCGGCGCTGGTGCTGTTCGCCGTGCTGCTGCTCGGCCGCCGCCTGCAAAGGCTGGACGCACGGGGCCAACGCCTGTGCATGGCCCAGGGCGTATGCCTGTTCTGCCTGAATTTCATCTGCTTCTATACCGCCAGCCAGTGGATTCCCAGCGGCCTGGTGGCCGTGGTGTTCTCCACCGCCACCCTGTGGAATGCGCTGAACGCCCGCCTGTGGTTCGGCCAGCGCATCGCGTCGAACGTGATGGCCGGTGGCGGTCTCGGCCTGCTCGGCCTGGGGCTGCTGTTCTGGCCGGAATTGGTGGGTCACCAGGCCACCCCGGAAACCTTCTACGGCCTCGGCCTGGCCCTGCTAGGCACGCTGTGCTTCTCCACCGGCAACATGCTTTCCAGCCTGCAACAGAAGGCCGGCATCCGCCCGCTCACCGGCAATGCCTGGAGCATGCTCTACGGCACCCTGATCCTCCTGGCGCTGTGCCTGTTCCAGGGCGTGCCGCTGAATTTCGACTGGAGCGCGCGCTACGTCGGCTCGCTGCTGTACCTGGCGATCCCCGGCTCGGTGATCGGCTTCACCGCCTACCTGACCCTGGTCGGGCGCATGGGCCCGGATCGCGCCGCCTACTGCACCGTGCTGTTCCCGGTGGTGGCGCTGAACATCTCGGCCTTCGCCGAGGGCTACCGCTGGACCGCACCGGCGCTGGCCGGGCTGGTCCTGGTGATGCTCGGCAACGTCTTGGTGTTCCGCAAGCCGAAGGCGCCGGCGCTGGCCGGGCCGGCGCGCTCGACCTAGCGGAGAGGGAGGCGCGCTCAGCCGCGTCGCCACACCTGCGGATTGACCAGGTCCAGCGGCCGCTCGCCGCGCAAGGCCGCCTCGAAGTTCTGCAGCGCCCGCTCGGCCATGGCCCGGCGGGTCTCGTGGGTGGCCGAGCCGATGTGCGGCAGGGTCACCACGTTGTCCAGGGCGAACAGCGGCGATTCGGCCAGCGGTTCCTTCTCGTAGACATCCAGGCCGGCGCCGAGGATGCGCTTCTCCCGCAGGGCGGCGACCAGCGCGGCCTCATCGACCACCTGGCCGCGGGCGACGTTGACCAGGATCGCCGAGGGTTTCATCAGGCCCAGTTCGCGCGCACCGATCAACTGCCGGGTCTGCGCTCCCAGCGGCACCACCACGCAGACGAAGTCGGCCTCGCCGAGCAGTTCGTCGAAGCCGAGGAAGCGCGCGCCGAGTTCCTGTTCCAGTTCCGGCTTGCGGTTGTTGCCGTGGTAGAGCACCTGCATGCCGAAGCCGAAACGGCCGCGCCGGGCGATGGCCGCGCCGATCCGGCCGAGGCCGAGGATGCCGAGTTTCTTGCCATGCACGTCGGTGCCGAACTGCGGGGCGTCGACGGTGCGCTTCCAGTTCCCGGCCTTGACCCAGGCGTCCAGCTCGGCGACCCGTCGCGCGGCGCTGATCAGCAGGGCGAAGCCGAGGTCGGCGGTGGTCTCGGTGAGGACGTCGGGCGTGTTGGTGAGAGCGATGCCGCGGCGGTTCAGGTAGTCCAGGTCATAGTTGTCGTAGCCGACCGAGACGCTGGAGATGACTTCCAGCTGCATCGCCTGTTCCAGTTGCCTGGCGCCGAGCGGCCGGCCGACGCCGATCATGCCGTGGGTATCGGGCAGGGCGGCGGCGTACTGGGCGTCGATGTCGCCCTGTTTCGGTTCGAGCACGCGGACGTTGAACTGGCATTGCAGGCGTTCGAGATGCTCGGGGGCGAGGCGACTGAAGACGAAGACGTTCTTTTTCATGACGGGACTCTGCAAGCGGGAGCGAAAGCGCCGACCATACCACCGCCATCGAAGCGGCGGGCAGGGGCCCGCCACTGGGCGGGCGATTATCGGCTCAGGAGGGTCTTCCGAGTTCCAGGCCCAGCTCCACCAGCGCCGCTTCGTCGCGCTGGAGCAGGCCGGGCAGGCTTTCCTTGAGGTATTCCACCCAGGTCTTGATCTTCGCGTCGAGATACTGCCGCGAAGGGTACAGCGCATAGACGTTGAGCTGTTGCAGGCGGTGTTGCGGCAGGACCCGCACCAGGGTGCCCTTGCCCAGGTCCTCGATGGCCGAATACACCGGCAGGATGCCGATGCCCAGCCCGGAGCGGATTGCCTCGGTCATGGCGTCGCCGACATTGACCTGGAACGGCGAGGCGCCGATGGAGACCATTTCCTGGCCGTTGGGACCGTCGAACAGCCAGCGATCCAGCGGCACCACCGGGCTGACCAGGCGCAGGCAGTCGTGGCTGGCCAGCTCCGAAGGCTCGCTCGGCGTGCCGTTCAGGCGCAGGTACTCCGGCGAGGCGCAAAGAATGCTGTAGGTCTCGCCGATGCGCTGGGAAATGAAGCCGGAATCGGGCAGCTCGGAGGCCACCACGATGGCCACGTCGAAGCCCTCGTCGAGCAGGTCCGGCACGCGGTTGGCCATGGTCAGGTCGAAGGTCACGTCGCGGTACTGCTGGCGGTAGCCGGCGATGGCGCGGATCACGTAGTGCTGGCCGATGCCGGTCATCGAATGCAGCTTCAGCTTGCCGGCGGGTCGGGCATGGGCGTCGCTGGCTTCGGCCTCGGCTTCCTCGACGTAGGCGAGGATCTGCTCGCAGCGCAGCAGGTAGCGCTGGCCGGCCTCGGTGAGGGCGATGCGACGAGTGGTACGGTTGAGCAGGCGGGTGCGCAGGTGCGTCTCGAGGTTGGCCACCGCCCGCGAAACATAGGCGGTGGTGGTGTTGAGCTGCTGGGACGCCGCGGTGAAGCTTCCGGTTTCCGCCACGCAGACGAAGGCTCGCATGTTTTGCAGGGTGTCCATCGACGGGGCCTCCTAGGCACGCGCAGAAGTGTGTCAGATTGTTGCGATGGCGGATTATTTCACATTACGCAATAAACAATCGCACTTGAGCCAGCTTATCAGCAGCCGCCAGCCTCTTAAAATTCATCGGCCCCCGAGCGCACGAACGCTCGAGCGGGTTGAACGGCGCCCGTACCGTTCAAATTCCGTGCTTCGCCCCTCCAGGATCAGACAACGTGCCGCGTGCTCTCAGGAAGGAACTGACCTTGGTCGGCTCCTTCGTCGGTTTTCTCGTCGTTTTCTCCGCAATATCCGGTTGTGTCAGTACAGGCGATATCGCCCCCGAGGCCGCCACGCTCGACGTCAACGCCCTGGCCACCGACCATGCGATCCAGGCTGCCGCCCGCGAGGCCGGCTGGCCGCAGGCGCAGTGGTGGAAGGTGTATGCCGATCCGCAGCTGGACGCCTGGATCGAGAAGGCGCTGGACGGCAATCCAGGCCTGGCGGTAGCCCA containing:
- a CDS encoding 2-hydroxyacid dehydrogenase — protein: MKKNVFVFSRLAPEHLERLQCQFNVRVLEPKQGDIDAQYAAALPDTHGMIGVGRPLGARQLEQAMQLEVISSVSVGYDNYDLDYLNRRGIALTNTPDVLTETTADLGFALLISAARRVAELDAWVKAGNWKRTVDAPQFGTDVHGKKLGILGLGRIGAAIARRGRFGFGMQVLYHGNNRKPELEQELGARFLGFDELLGEADFVCVVVPLGAQTRQLIGARELGLMKPSAILVNVARGQVVDEAALVAALREKRILGAGLDVYEKEPLAESPLFALDNVVTLPHIGSATHETRRAMAERALQNFEAALRGERPLDLVNPQVWRRG
- a CDS encoding LysR family transcriptional regulator; the protein is MDTLQNMRAFVCVAETGSFTAASQQLNTTTAYVSRAVANLETHLRTRLLNRTTRRIALTEAGQRYLLRCEQILAYVEEAEAEASDAHARPAGKLKLHSMTGIGQHYVIRAIAGYRQQYRDVTFDLTMANRVPDLLDEGFDVAIVVASELPDSGFISQRIGETYSILCASPEYLRLNGTPSEPSELASHDCLRLVSPVVPLDRWLFDGPNGQEMVSIGASPFQVNVGDAMTEAIRSGLGIGILPVYSAIEDLGKGTLVRVLPQHRLQQLNVYALYPSRQYLDAKIKTWVEYLKESLPGLLQRDEAALVELGLELGRPS